ttttaattaaattaattaaatagAATCTAATAGTTACACGTATTCTATtgtctttttcttcaaatttgatattctttaatttaAGATTCTCGAGAGTTGAAACCCTATGGGGGTGAGGGCCCACAGAGAACCACCCGTAGAAGATGAATAAAAATGTTCCcagaacaaaataaatttcctcgagaaaaagagaaaagCAAAGCGCGGcgtaaagaaaaaagaaatgggAAAGAGGGATCGGCCATGCAGCACGTGGCTAAATGGCACTTggaaagaaattgattgGAAATGGAACTCGACAGAAATGTGTTCCGCAGTGCGCAGCGTCAATGACACCCGGGGTTTCCAGTCAAACAGTAcaagaaaatttcattagCATATCGAATTCCTAATTAAATATTGTAATCTTTGTCACTAGGTTTTCATGCATGTATGGATATCCGGCGTAAGAGTTGAagtaattaattaattggATCTCTTGGGATTGAACAAGGTATGTAAGAGAAACTATTTTTTCCTGAGTTTTTAGATTCCCAGTTATTTTGTATCAAAGAACAACGTGATTGTTATCGTTACAGTTATCTTCTACATTATAAAGCACTTAGTTAGTGATTACAAAATTTGTACTGCTATATTTGCTTAAGTTCGTTTTCCTcgattatttaaatattcaaaaacaaatacaataaataatttccaGGAAAAATGGACAAGGGTATGTGACAGTTACTCTTTATTAGCAAAGACTCAAGTGTAGGATGTATGGCTATTGCTGGtatttcttctatttttttgCTATACTTATTCTTACGTGCCTAATAGAAAATGATACCAGAAACGATGTTTGAACCTCACCCACATATCATGCTCTAACATAAATCTCCTTAGATGAACGTCTGTTTATGGCAGTAGAACTGGGTTAGGTAGGAAGCATTGATCACTATTTTTGGGAGGAAATTGCGTATGAAGCAGGTGGTTTCACTGTTTAAGAATCGGATTTCAGCTCAAACAAGACACCCTAAAATGTTGAAAAAGACAACGCCCTATGCTACTATACGGTACAATTGCCGGCAAACATGTTACGAGAGAAAGGGTTGTCAAAGAGTTGTTATATCTTAAAATACGTATACAATAGTCACGAATGTTTCTATGAAAGAACCGTTTATAAGTAAATAATCACTTATTGCACACGAAGAGGACTGTTTTATTCACTATTCTGTTGAATATGCTAGCGCCCtcatttttcctttttggGCAGGGCCTCGTAGGGTTAATAAAACTGTCAGACAAGAAGCCCTATTATAAAGCCACCACAGTTTTAGTTTTCTCTCTTGTCACGTGCTAGGAACGTTTTAAATTTAACTTAAGTAGTACCAAATATATTCTCAGAAATATAGAATATACATGGAGATTTTCCACCATCACACATAATGACTACCATCTATCCAAGATCAAGGTCGAAAGACACTCTGACTTATAATCCGCAGCCTGACTCACAAATCAATATAATAGTTTGGGCATTATAACACTATAAGAGGTATAAACTCATATACCGTAAACTATCCTCAACAGTGAACGTTTTCTCATCATCCATTTTCTAAAATCAGAGAAATAAGCACATACCGACTATACCGTACCAAAAGCATAACTGCACAGACGTTATTGCAAATGAATCaatcaacaaaaaaacaaaatttacTACAAAAGAAACAGGACTCAATATTTAAGACTTTAGGTGGTCAAAATAACTTGAATGAAAAGTTATCTAACCCATCAATATCAGCAATATCATTAAGTTTCCCCATCAAGAATCTAATTAaacgaaaacaaaaaaaccaTACTCTTAATACCCCTACATCTACATCCAttaatccaaatatttacaCTTATTCTTTGACGCCGAATGGCTACAAAGATTGGAGTGCGTGACATCTCTAGAGAGAACTCCGATCCTTCTAATACAGAAGCCGACACTGATAAATTGATCGAATTATATTGGGATATCATCTTATTGACTGAAtctcaatttctttatgaCATTTCtcatttaaagaaatttcaaaatcatttaGTCAACTTAATGAATTCCAAACTCAATCAAtcatacaaaaaaaatacaattcAAGATACCAATAACAATCAAGGATCCATATGGAGATGTCTAAATGATAATTACATGATTGTCTATCTACCtttaatattcaatgatttattatggTGTAAATTCAATTCTGTATATTTGAACATTATTATACCTGATTTCCCCACATCCTCTACAATAAATACCAAAGATTGGTTATTAAGCTTACTGGAATTGACAAGTTCATTGGATTTACAATATTTACGCTTGTTCTTAAGAAGAAACACAAATGGTAATACGAATTTGATAACTACATTATTGCGAAATTTGAATTGGATTGGTGGGAAAATCATACCAAATGAgaatagaaataatttatcattcGATAACGATGAATTGACAATGTCTGATAAGTCAtcttttaatgaattaatgaGAGgtgatgaaaattttataatattggAATTCGAATGTTAAGGAAATTCATAATAACCATGCATACaatgcatatatatatacctctcataaatatatatatataatataatcaatATTCTAATCTCACCATATTATAGCATCCATACAAACTTGCCCATTTATTATACATAATGACATAACTAATGCGTGTGTAAGTTTATATACTTTTGTTACACAAATAAGAATAGTACTCTTTTGTCTAACGGGTGAGATAAAAGGGCAGAGTAAGATTCCCGCGAAAACATAAGATGCGAAAATCATACGTAATCGAATACAAAAAAAGGCTTGAACAGTTCATTACTCAACCTCAGGATGATCCATTTGCTTCATTGAAAGTAACTACTTTTCTCAAAGCAATCAACTCATTAAACCTTAATCCCCCTCTCAGAAAATAATGTTCCATTTGGCTCAAGGTTTGTATAATAATTGGACAAGGAAGGAACAATACTCAATTCTGATATTAGGTTTAGACAATGCAGGTAAGACAACGTTTCTAGAGACCTGTAAAAAGGAATATAATATGACTTCgaaagatttaaataaaattacaCCCACGGTAGGGCAAAATGTTGCTACAATCCCCgtggataataataaacggttattaaaattttggGATGTTGGTGGTCAAGAAACTTTAAGAGCCATGTGGTCGGAATATTATTCTCAATGTCATGGGAttatatttgttgttgatagTTGTAATAGTTTGAGATTGGATGAATGTAGTGAGACTTTAAGATCCATTGTAATGGATGAAGATATCGAAAGTGTTCCAATATTGATGTTGGCAAATAAACAAGATAAACCTGAACGAATGGAAGTTCaagatattaaagaaatatttaacAAAATTGCAGAACATTTGAGTGCAAGGGATAGTAGAGTATTACCTGTAAGTGCACTTACTGGAGAAGGTGTAAAAGATGCCATAGATTGGATGGTTATAAGGGTTCAaaggaataaaaaaatagacCTCCAGTTTATCGATGATACGAAAGATGACCACAAAATGtgttatattataaatataataaaagataGTATTACGGATCGTTCTATATCATAGGtgtatatatgtacatCTATATATTCGTTTCTTCAATATGATACACTAAATAATTTGgtaatccaaatatttcatagCCTAATCTTTTGGCCATTTTAGCGAAACCTTCTGTTTCAATAAGATGATAAAATGGGAAACTTGGGAACATGGCACCATCTCTATGAACTTCCGCTTTAACCAAAGTACAACCACCTCCTACACCATCCAAGATCATTTCTTCACTGACAGGCTTAGTGGTGTCGTGGAAATATGCCATTAATGGACGATATGTTGCAATTTCGGAATAACCTTCAAcaataatttcatcatcattcatCTTGGACGCTAGTTCTAATCCAATTTCACTCTCTTGccaattattaaaatcatATGGTCTAGTTGCACTAGCCTTCttctcatcatcataatacCTTTGGAAAACATTCGCTGCCAAAACAGATTTGTCATGAGCAGTCATATCTTGAATCAAAGTGGAAGGAGTCTCAACAATATCAGCATCTAACCATAATACCCAAGAAGTATGAGGTCCAATAGTAGAAAATAACAACTCATTTCTAGCTAATGCCATGGAGGAACGTCTTTCCTTTTGTACATTCAATGCATGTCTTTCCTTCTCAGCCAACTTATTAAAACTTTCAGAATCTTGTCTTAATATCGTGACTTTGGCAAACCTTTGATTCTTCTTATCAGTTTGAGTCTTCTCCACGGCCTTCTCTAATGATTGTAATGCCAAATCACCTGTCTGAGTACGTGGTACAATGAATCccaattcaattaattcacGAGGGTATGACAATTGTAAGATATTTTCCCAATATTcttgatgaaatttttgtaatggtgtcaaaatcaaaacttTCTCTTTGTTTATTGAGGCATCTTTGGTGGAatgtaatttatttaaatcgAATTCTGCAATGTGACCCTCTGAGATGATTTCATCGATATGTTCATTGAACATCCAATTTTGAACTTTCTTGTaagaatattttggaattctGAATTTCGAAGTGAAGGGGAGGtaagatgatgatgcttGAGTTTCACGTGTCCATCTGTTTTTCGTAATGTTTAATGTAAAGGATGAGGATCCACCTCGGTTATGGAAGAATGTAAGATATATCGTTATGATGATTGTGAAAGGCAAAAGAATGGCAAGCACCAAATTCTTTCTTAGTTTGTAAGAAAGACGCGCTGAAGCCTTCatgatgaatataaaaatttagCAATTGCTGTGTACTCTTATTCCTCCTGTTGGTTTTCACAGTCTTGAGATTCCAATCAAGTCTTTCGTAGCTTTTCTTGCTAATTTATAAATCTACCTTTAAATCAGTTCCTATATACAACTAACAGGTTGAATCTTTTCTGTTAAAGGAccaaaatttttcataataacAACACGCGTCGCATATTCTATATCTATAAGACAAAGAAGGTGCTACCAGCATAATAGAAAAGTAACCTTCAATTACCAATGGTTAGTCTACAACAAGAGTTTAGGTAGCTATGGATAGCATGCTAGAGACAAAATGTTTGTTATATCCAGATGAAGGTATCATATATCGGAAATATCACCAACAGTAACAACACTAGACATACCCTAAGAAAGTTACTTAGGGAATGCGTTGTAATCTCTGTTATCAACTAGTTTGAAccctttattatttctctactttttatatttatgtAATATATTCACAACTTACTGGAGAGATATAGTTGAAGCTAAACTGTGGAGCCTGCCAGAACAAAGGGTAAACGGtcaaatgaaaatgggAAAGAGATATATACAATCAAGAGCCATAGGTAattggaaaagaaattgtGATCATATGTTGGATTTAAAAAGACGGTACCGATTACCGGAAACTTGGATAGTGAAAATATAGTATAAGACATATCTAGTATAGTCAATGTACATGCCTCGACCAACGATTGGTGTGCTGTAGAAGTAGCGAAGCTATCATTTTTAGGGGTACCAATGAAGGTTTCCATATTCCtttctttcattataaTATGTACAAATaagatttatttctttatagACGTAATATTCCACCGAGGATCATAAAAAAGGGCTGTTAGCAAAGAATGCTGCTTTACCATACGGAAACCTGCCAGTTCATTAACAGTGATAATAGcttatatctttcaaagtcTCAATAGCCAACATgaaaatttgttgaatCACTATAAGTTTTTTCATAGAAATGGGGAGTGAACGAATCTCACACCCATAGTGCATATATTCAAGAATTCACATAAGCAGGGACTCTGAGAATTAGAAACAAGCAGAACTTCATATTTCACTGTCACAAATCAACCAGACGAAAGAATCGTGACGCTGTCGCTACGTACGTA
The Naumovozyma dairenensis CBS 421 chromosome 5, complete genome DNA segment above includes these coding regions:
- the OAZ1 gene encoding Oaz1p (similar to Saccharomyces cerevisiae OAZ1 (YPL052W); ancestral locus Anc_8.504), whose amino-acid sequence is MNQSTKKQNLLQKKQDSIFKTLGGQNNLNEKLSNPSISAISLSFPIKNLIKRKQKNHTLNTPTSTSINPNIYTYSLTPNGYKDWSADISRENSDPSNTEADTDKLIELYWDIILLTESQFLYDISHLKKFQNHLVNLMNSKLNQSYKKNTIQDTNNNQGSIWRCLNDNYMIVYLPLIFNDLLWCKFNSVYLNIIIPDFPTSSTINTKDWLLSLLELTSSLDLQYLRLFLRRNTNGNTNLITTLLRNLNWIGGKIIPNENRNNLSFDNDELTMSDKSSFNELMRGDENFIILEFEC
- the ARL3 gene encoding Arf family GTPase ARL3 (similar to Saccharomyces cerevisiae ARL3 (YPL051W); ancestral locus Anc_8.502), encoding MFHLAQGLYNNWTRKEQYSILILGLDNAGKTTFLETCKKEYNMTSKDLNKITPTVGQNVATIPVDNNKRLLKFWDVGGQETLRAMWSEYYSQCHGIIFVVDSCNSLRLDECSETLRSIVMDEDIESVPILMLANKQDKPERMEVQDIKEIFNKIAEHLSARDSRVLPVSALTGEGVKDAIDWMVIRVQRNKKIDLQFIDDTKDDHKMCYIINIIKDSITDRSIS
- the MNN9 gene encoding mannosyltransferase complex subunit MNN9 (similar to Saccharomyces cerevisiae MNN9 (YPL050C); ancestral locus Anc_8.500), with the protein product MKASARLSYKLRKNLVLAILLPFTIIITIYLTFFHNRGGSSSFTLNITKNRWTRETQASSSYLPFTSKFRIPKYSYKKVQNWMFNEHIDEIISEGHIAEFDLNKLHSTKDASINKEKVLILTPLQKFHQEYWENILQLSYPRELIELGFIVPRTQTGDLALQSLEKAVEKTQTDKKNQRFAKVTILRQDSESFNKLAEKERHALNVQKERRSSMALARNELLFSTIGPHTSWVLWLDADIVETPSTLIQDMTAHDKSVLAANVFQRYYDDEKKASATRPYDFNNWQESEIGLELASKMNDDEIIVEGYSEIATYRPLMAYFHDTTKPVSEEMILDGVGGGCTLVKAEVHRDGAMFPSFPFYHLIETEGFAKMAKRLGYEIFGLPNYLVYHIEETNI